GATGACGAGGTGGAGGTCGTCGTACTCGTACGTGCCGAGCGTCTCGGCGAGGCCCTCGCAGGCACCCGGATTGTGCGCGCCGTCTAACACGACCAGCGGCTCGGTGTCGAACACCTCGAACCGGCCCGGCCAGTGAGCGCTCCGCAAGCCGCGTGCGAGGTCCGCGTCCGAGACGTCGCCGACCTGCCGGGCGAGGACGGCCGCGATGCCGGCGTTTTCGGCCTGATGTTCGCCCAGCAGCGGAATTCGCGTCTCGAGGTCCCAGCCGTCGGCCTCGATCGAGACGGCGGCCTCGGTGTGGTTCGTCCGCCCGTCGTAGGCGACTCGTACCGCCGGCTGGGAACCGTCGGCGTCCGTCCGGTCCGTCCGTTTTCCGACGGTCACCACGTCACCAGCGACGTCGCGGATCGCCTCGAGCGGGCTCCCGGTGACGCCCGTCACGAGCGGTGCGTCGGCGGGGGCGACGTGGGCCTTGTCGTGAGCGATTTCCTCGACCGTATCGCCGAGGATCCCCGTGTGCTCGAGGGTCACGCTCGTCACTGCGCTGGCGACCGGATCGACGACGCTCGTGGCGTCGTACTTGCCGCCGATACCGACCTCGAGGACGGCGACGTCGACGTCCTCGCGGCCGAACTGCCACAGCGCCATCCCGGTCATCGTCTCGAAAAAGGTCGGCGACTCCCCGTCGGCACCGCGCTCCGTCACGTACTCCCGAGCGGCCGCGACGTACTCGCAGACCGCCGATCGCGGAATCTTCCGGCCGTCGACGCGAATCCGCTCGCGGAGGTCGTCGAGATGCGGCGAGGTGTAGAGGCCGACGGAGTAGCCGGCCTCCCGCAGAGTCCGCTCGAGCATTCGAGCCGTGCTCCCCTTGCCGTTGGAGCCGGCGATCTGGACGAAATCGACGTCCTCGTGAGGGTCCTCGAGGTGGGCCAGCAGCCGGGCCGTCGCCTCGGTGCCCGGCTTCGGGCGGAACCGCCGCAGATCGAAAAGGAAGTCCGCCGCCTCGTGATACTCCATATGGGAATCAGAGTGGCCGATCGTTTTAGAGTATTCCGTTCCGTTTTCCTCGCTCGACCCGGTCGTGTACCGCCGATGGACGTCGGCGGTGCCCCATATGTTCGGGAGAACACCGACCACGTCGGAGCGCGTCGGTTCGACTACGCCTTTAGGCGGGCCTAAATCGCCTGGCGGAGACTATCCATGCCAGCAACCGATTTCGACACCGACCGAGAATACGACGAGGATCGATTCAGCACACAGCCCGTCTTTCGGAGCGACCGGATGAAAGTCGTCCTCGGCTACTTCGAGCCGGGCCAGTTCATCCCGGTCCACGCACCCGACAGCGACGTCGCGATCTGCGTCCGTTCCGGCACCGGCGTCGTTCGCGAGGGCGAGACGGAACACGTCGTCGGTCCCGACGACGTCGTCGTCGTCGAAGCCGGCGTCGACCGGGGGATTCGGGCCGACGAAGAGAGTCGACTCGAGGCCCTGCTCACGACCAGTCCGCCGCCGACCGACGCCGAACACGAACCGGTTCGGGACGGGCTCGAGCGCGGCGTCTTCGATCCCTGAGTCGGCTATCGATCGCGTCCGTGTCGTCGGTCGTCCGGCCCTCGAGAACAATATCGGCACTCGCCGTCCAGCACGTGACCACCCGTCGATAGCTAACAGACTGCAAAACCGACACGCCGTCTATCCGAAACGGCCACACCGGTTTCTGGGGGACTCGAGGACGCAATCGACGAATATCACGCGCCCTGCAGTCCGCTCGGTGGCCGGAAGTACAGCCCGTCGAACAAGGCGATAGCTGCGATGGCGACACCGCCGAGAAGCGTCGTCTGGGCGGAGAGATCGAGGAAATAACCGGCGAGCCAGGCGACGGCGAAGGCCGCCGGAATCAGGCCGAGCAGGAGATCGTATCGGTCGATCGTCGACAGGCGATCGGCGACTCGCGCAACCGTCTCGATTTCAGTGATATCTCTCCGGATCATCGATTCTCACCTCGGGAAGTGCGTATGATCGCGATCCACTAAAATATAGTGGAATCGAGCGCCACAGAAGAGAGCTACGTTCCGTTCGAGCATTTTCAGACGGTTTTATCGAACACGGCCTCGTGGTCCTCGATCTCGTCCGTGGCGTTCGGAACCGGTTCGATCGACCAGTGGGACTCGACGGAGCGCTCTCACTCCGCGGTGCGTTCCGTCGCCAACCCGTCCTCGCCGGGTTCGCCGGTAATCTCGAGGAAGGCGTCCTCTAAGCTGCGGGCGTCGCCGGTTTCGGCGCGGGATTTGAGCGTCTCGGGGTCGCCCTCGGCGACGAGTTCGCCGTCGTGGAGGACGCCGATCTCGTCGGCCAGTTCGTCGACGACGGGGAGGATGTGCGTCGAGAGGAAGATCGTCATCTCCCGATCGGCGAGGTCGGCGATGGTGTCGCGCATCGTCCGGGCGGCGCGGGGATCGAGTCCGCTCGTGGGTTCGTCGAGGAAGGCCACGTCGGGTTCGTGCAGGACCGCCTGAATGACGCCGACCTTCTGGCGCATGCCCTTCGAGTAGTCCTCGATGCGCTTGTTCGCGTCTTCGAGCAGGTCGAAGCGCTCGAGCAACGAGTCGATGCGCTCGCCGGCCGCATCGTCGGGCATGTCCCGCAGACCGGCGGCGTACTCGAGCTGTTCCCGACCGGAGAGCTCGTCGTAGACCGGCGGGTCCTCGGGCAGGTACCCGATGTGAGGGGTGACCGACTCGCGGTCCGATATCGAGTGACCCGCGACGCGGGCAGTCCCGGCAGTCGGCCTCGTAAGCGTCGTCAACATTCGCATCGTGGTCGTCTTCCCCGCGCCGTTCGGCCCGAGGAACCCGTAGACCGTGCCGCGCTCGACGGCCATCGTCAGGTCCGAGACGGCGGTCGTCTCGCCGTAGCGTTTGGTCAGTCCGTCGGTTTCGATGGCGGGGGCGTCGACAGGGCTCATGTATTCACCTTCGATAGATTACACGTAAAAGTACGCCATTTCGGACTCCCGGTTCGCCGTCCGCCCCGATGTGCCGGTCGCCATCGGAGCACCGAGCGGAGCGGGAAGAATGACAGACATCCAAACAGTTTACTGCCAGCGTACCGCGGATCCGATTATGAACCCTGCCCTCCACGACATCTCGCAACCGATCGGCGGTGATCGGTAGTGACACGCGTTCCAATCGCTGCCGGCATCGCCGGAACGGAGGTTCGACGGACGGCTCGAGCCGTCGCCGGTAACCGAACCAAGCTCCTCCTGATGACGGTAGCCGGGCTGTTCATGCTCGGCCCGGTCACCGCGGTCGGTCTGCTCTTCGTTCCGGAACTGGGTGAACGGGCCGCCGCAGGCGTGCTCGCTCCGGACGTGGCGGCGACGGTAACGGAGGTCGCCACTGGCGGTATCGCACTCTTTTGGCTGTTTCTCGTCCTCATGGCAGTCATGCGGACGGTAACGGCGGTCGCGAACGTGGACGAACCCGCCTTCATCCTGTTGTCCACGTCGGTTCGGAACACCGTCGTGGGCGTCGTCGTCGCGGAAATCGCGTTCTTCGCCGTCTGGCTCGCGGTGCCGACGGTACTCGTCGCCGCTGCGTTCGCGTACGGTGCGGGGACGGTGCTCCCCGTGATCGTCGCACCACTGCTGATCGGGCTGGTCCTGTCTACCGCCGTCCCCGTGGGATTCACCGTCGGCGTCTGGATCCGCCACCTGATCACCGTCTACGAGCCGATCGCCCGGTATCGAACGGTACTGTTCGCCGCGTTCTGGCTCGCGTACTTCGGTGCGATCGCGACCGGACGGCTCAACGCGATCATGGGGACGCTGTTTACCGCGTTGCAGGCAAGCCCGCTCGGATGGCCCGGCTATCTGCTGTTGCTCGGGGTTCCCGGTATCGATCCGTCGCCGACCGGAATCGCGGGTGCGGTCATCGGCTCGGCGCTCGTCACCGGGCTCGCGATGGCAGTCGGAATCCCGTCGGCACGACGCCACTGGTTCGCGGACCCAGCACGGACCCATGACGAGGAACTCGACGATGAGACCTCGTCCGATCGACTCAGCGGACTCCTCTCGGGGACGGTCTCGCGGCCGGTCCGGACGGTAACGGTAACGGCGATTCGCCGAAGCAAACGCGCCCCGATTCGGCTCGCGTACGTCGGCTACCCGCTGTTCGGCGCGCTCGGATTCGTCCAGCAGATCATCGAGTTAGGGACGATACCCCCGTTCATGGCCGCGATGTTCTCCCTGTACATCGTCTGGGCGGCCGGTGCATTGTTCACCCTCAACCCGCTCGGCGATCTCGGACCGGCCCTCCCCGCCGTCGTGACGTCCTCGATCACCGGGCGACAGGCGATTCGCGGTCGACTACTCGCCGGCGCGCTGATCAGCCTCCCGTTCGCACTCGTCCTCCCGCTCGTCATGGGGCTCGTCAGCCCGCTTTCCCTCGAGCGGACCGCCGCCCTCGTGGCCGGAACCCTCGTCGGAACGATCCTCGCGCCGGCGCTCGCGTCCGGGATCGGCTCGCTGTTTCCGCGGTTCGGCAGCGTCAACGTGACCAACAACCGCGAGGCGGTGATGCCGAGCAAGACCGCGTTCCTCGTCTACTCGCTCG
This portion of the Natrinema salinisoli genome encodes:
- a CDS encoding ABC transporter ATP-binding protein is translated as MSPVDAPAIETDGLTKRYGETTAVSDLTMAVERGTVYGFLGPNGAGKTTTMRMLTTLTRPTAGTARVAGHSISDRESVTPHIGYLPEDPPVYDELSGREQLEYAAGLRDMPDDAAGERIDSLLERFDLLEDANKRIEDYSKGMRQKVGVIQAVLHEPDVAFLDEPTSGLDPRAARTMRDTIADLADREMTIFLSTHILPVVDELADEIGVLHDGELVAEGDPETLKSRAETGDARSLEDAFLEITGEPGEDGLATERTAE
- a CDS encoding cupin domain-containing protein, producing the protein MPATDFDTDREYDEDRFSTQPVFRSDRMKVVLGYFEPGQFIPVHAPDSDVAICVRSGTGVVREGETEHVVGPDDVVVVEAGVDRGIRADEESRLEALLTTSPPPTDAEHEPVRDGLERGVFDP